GCGGCGCGCGCCGTGGGAGACGACGCCGACGAGGACGAGGGTGAGGCCGGTGACGACGAGCCGGCCGGTGGCGCCGGAGGCGACGAGGTGGTGGGCGACGTTCCCGCCGAAGTCGCCGAAGCGGTCCAGCCAGGTGACGACGGGCTCGAGGATCTCCTGCGTCCACGTCGGGGCGGCGAGGAACGGCACGCCGAGGACGACGACGAGGATGCCGGTGACGATCGCCCCCACCGAGCTCCACCGCGCGGCGAGGAGGACGACGGCGAGCACGAGGAGGCCCCCGGCGAGCTCGAGCAGCGCGGCGATGTTGAGGTTGCCGGTGTCCCACGGGTTGCGGGCGGGCAGCGTGAGGCGCGCGCCGGCGTCGGCCAGCAGGTACCAGGCCACGGGCGTGAGCAGCAGGGTCACGAGGATGGTGAGCACGTGCGCGCCGGCCCGCGACGGCGGGCGGGTGACGGCCGTCGTCCCGTCGAGGACGACGTCGCGGCGGCTGCGGCCCGTGGGTTCGGCGGCCGGGGTGGACGAGGTGGTCGCGGCGGCGCCGGCCCCTCCGATCCAGGCGCCCGACGACTCGTCGCGGGCGTCGTCGTCGGCTGTCGTGGGCGTCTCGTCGGCGGCGAGCGGCACCTGCGTGGTGGGGGCGGCCTCATCGACGGGACGGCGCTCGCCGGTGAGGTAGCCGGCGCTGTGGTGCTCGGCCAGGCCGGAGCGGGGCACGGGGCGCTCGGCCTCGTGGACGCCGGGCTCGCCGGCCTCCCGGATGTCGAAGGTGCTCGTCACGGTCGAGTCCGGGTCGACGTCGCGGCCGGGCTCGGGCCCCTCGGCCGGGACCGGACGGGTGTCCTGCTCGTCCCACCGTGGCTCGGGCCCAGGCCCGGACAGGGCCGGGTCGGCCGGCACGGCGTCGTAGGCAGGCGCGGCGTCGTAGGCGGCGGTGTCCTCGGGCGGCGCCGGGTCGTAGGCGGCGGTGTCCTCGGGCGGCGCCGGGTCGTAGGCGGCGGTGTCCTCGGGCGGCGCCGGGTCGTAGGCGGCGGTGTCCTCGGGCGGCGCCGGGTCGTAGGCGGCGGTGTCCTCGGCCGGCTCGTCGTTCACGGCGGGCTGCACGGCCGTCGGCTCCTCGTAGGGGCTGTCCGGCTCGGCCGGGCGGCCTGCCTGGTCCGTGCCCGGGGGCTCGGCCGGCTCGTAGGGGTTCTCGCGCTCACTGGGCTGGTTCGACACGTCGGCCTCCTCGGTCTGCGGTCCTCAACGTAGCGAGAGAGGGCCGGGAGGCGCGGGGCGGCGCGCCGAGAGGGGTCAGGCCCGTCGCCGGCCGGTCCTCCGGGCGAGCACGAGAGCGAGGGCAGCGGCGAGCGTGAGGGCGGCCGCCACGGGCACCCGGCGCCGGGGGCGCAGCCGCACGGGGCGGGTGAAGTCCCGGACCTGCCAGCCGTTGGCGGCGGCGTGCCGACGCAGCGCGCGGTCCGGGTTGACCGCGACGGGGCGGCCGACGGCCTCGAGCATCGGCAGGTCGGTGATCGAGTCGCTGTAGGCGTGGCTGGAGGCGAGGTCGTAGCCGCGCTCCTCGGCGAGCTCACGGATCGCGCTCGCCTTCGTCGGTCCGTAGGCGTAGAACTCCAGCCGGTCGGTGAAACGCCCGTCGGCGACGACGGGACGGGTGGCGATGACGTGGTCCGCGCCGAGGAGCCCGGCGATCGGCCGGACCACCGCCTCGCTCGAGGCCGAGACGATGACGACGTCCTCCCCGGCGGCCTGGTGGGCGGCGATGAGCTCGACCGCCTCCAGGTACACGACCGGCCGGATGTACTCCTCGAGCGCGGCCGCGACGACCGCCTCGGTGTGCGCGGCGTCCCAGCCGTGGGAGATCTTCGCGAGGCGGTCCTTCATCCGCTCGGTCTGGTCGTGGTCCGCGCCGAAGGAGAGGTAGCCGAGCTGGGCGTGCAGCCCGCGCAGCGCCCCGGTGCGGGTGAGCAGGCCGCCGTCGAGGAAGGCGCGGGACAGCGCGAAGGACGACGAGCCGGCGATGACGGTCTTGTCCAGGTCGAAGAACGCCGCCGGGCGTGGTGTGCGTGTCACAGGGCCTCCCCGCCCGAGCCTAACCGGAGCCCGGGCCTGGGACTTCCGCCCTCTCGTGTCCACCAGGTGAGACCTACTCTCGGCGTGAACGGTCGCCTATGGCTACATTCGCGGGCACCACCGGCCGCGGTGGGCGATCGAGAGGGGTAGCGATGACAGAACGGACGAGCGCGCCCGCCCGCGAGCAGTGGACGGGACAGTACGGCTTCATCCTCGCGGCGATCGGCTCCGCCGTGGGGCTCGGGAACATCTGGCGCTTCCCCGGGGTGGCCTACGAGAACGGTGGGGGTGCCTTCCTCATCCCGTACATCGTCGCCCTCCTCACCGCGGGTATCCCGATCCTCCTGCTCGACTACTCCCTCGGGCACCGCTACCGCGGCTCCGCGCCGACCGTCTTCCGCCGCCTGGGCCGCAGGTTCGAGCCGCTCGGCTGGTTCCAGGTGGCGATCTCCTTCGTCATCGCGACGTACTACACGGTGATCATCGTCTGGGCGATCCGGTACATCGGGTTCTCCGTAGACCTCGCCTGGGGCGACGACCCCACCGGCTTCCTCATCGGCGACTTCCTGCGCTACAGCGGCCCCGGCCTGAGCACCGACTTCGTCGGCGGCATCTTCTGGCCGATGCTCGTCCTGTGGGTCATCACCCTCCTCGTCCTCGGTCTGGGCGTGGCGCGCGGCCTGGAGCGGGTCAACCGGATCTTCCTGCCGCTGCTCGTCATCCTCTTCGCGATCATGGTCGTGCGGGCACTGTTCCTCGAGGGCGCCGCCGAGGGCCTCAACGCCTTCTTCACCCCGAACTGGGAGGCGCTGAGCGACCCCAACGTGTGGATCGCCGCCTACAGCCAGATCTTCTTCTCGCTGTCGATCGCCTTCGGCATCATGATCACGTACTCGAGCTACCTGCGCCGCCGCTCGAACGTCACGCCCACCGGCTTCGTCGTCGCGTTCGCCAACTCCTCCTTCGAGCTGCTCGCGGGCATCGGCGTCTTCGCCACGCTCGGGTACATGGCCGCCCAGCAGGGCATCGGGGTGGGCGAGCTGGAGAACCTCACCGGCGTCATGCTCAGCTTCGCGACGTTCCCGCAGATCGTGTCGATGATGCCGGGCGGGCCGATCTTCGGGATCCTCTTCTTCACCTCGCTCACGCTCGCAGGCTTCACGTCCCTCATCTCCATCCTCCAGGTGGTCTCCGCCGCCTTCCAGGAGAAGTTCGGGCTCAGCCGTGTCCAGGCGACCGTCTACATCGGCGGGTTCGCCGCGGTCATCTCTCTCGCGCTGTACTCCTCCACCTCCGGCCTGGCGATCCTCGACACGGTGGACAAGTACACCAACGAGGTGGGCGTCGTCGTCTCGGCGATCCTCACCTGCATCGTCGTGACGCTCGGCGCCCGCAAGCTGAGCGAGCTGCGGGCCCACCTCAACGCCGTGTCCACCGGCCACGTCGGCCGGTGGTGGAGCCTGCTCGTGGGCATCGTTGTCCCGCTCGCGCTGCTCGGCATGCTCGTCTCCAGCCTGCGGACGCTGTTCGCCGAGCCCTACAGCGACTACCCGTGGACCTTCCTCACGATCGCGGGCTGGGGCACCGTCGGCCTCATCGTCGTCGCGGCCGTGTTCCTCACCCTCGTCCCGTGGCGTCGTCCGGTGGACGAGTTCACGCCCGAGCCGCCCGTCCTCCAGGAGGTGGGTCGATGACCCCGCTCGCCATCACGTCCATGATCATCGCCATGCTCGTCATCTGGGGCGGGCTCGTCGTCGCGGTCACCTTCCTCGCGCGCAACCCGCTCCCGCCGGAGGACGACGACACCGCTCCCGGGTACGACCGCACCTCGCCCACGCGGTAGGGCCGCGGGCCGCCTGCGGAGGCGGCCCGCGCTCCTGGCGGTCGGGGTTTGTCCCCAGCACACGCCCGCGGCGCGGCGCTCCCCAGGGGCGCCGCGCCGCGCCCGTCGGTGACCCGCCCCGGGGGATCCTCGGAGCGAGCCGAGGCGGAGGGGCACCATGGGCAACGAGCGGGCAGCACTGCGGTCGGGCGACCGGCACGTCGTCGAGCGGGTGCGCCGGCTGTGCGCCCTCGCCGGGCTCGCGCTCGACGTCCTGCCACCCGGGAGCGACCCGCCGGCCGCCGCCGTCCTCGTCGACGACCGGACCGACCCCGTCGGTCCCTCCTGGGTGCATGCCGCCGGGACCACCCAGGTGGTGGAGCTCGGCCCCGAGCCGGGCATGCTCCACCTGCCGGAGGACGCCGAGACCCTGCTCGGTCTCCTCGGGCGGGCGGCCGCACCGCGCCGGGCCCGCGTCGTCGGCGTCGTCGGCGCGGTCGGCGGCGTCGGTGCCTCGGCGCTCGCCGCCGCCACGGCACGCCTGGCCGTCCGCGCCGGGCACACGAGCGCGCTCGTCGACCTCGACCCCGCCGGTGGCGGGTTCGACGTCCTCCTCGGCATCGAGCACGACGCCGGGCCACGCTGGGCGGACGTGCTCGGGGAGCGCGGGGGCTTCCCGCCGGACCGGCTCGTGGCCGCGCTGCCGACCTGGCACGGCGTGCGGGTCCTGTCCTCCGACGTCCGCGGCGGGGTCGCCCTCGCCGACCAGGTCGCGCTCGACGCCGTCGCCGCGCTCA
Above is a genomic segment from Georgenia wutianyii containing:
- a CDS encoding HAD family hydrolase gives rise to the protein MTRTPRPAAFFDLDKTVIAGSSSFALSRAFLDGGLLTRTGALRGLHAQLGYLSFGADHDQTERMKDRLAKISHGWDAAHTEAVVAAALEEYIRPVVYLEAVELIAAHQAAGEDVVIVSASSEAVVRPIAGLLGADHVIATRPVVADGRFTDRLEFYAYGPTKASAIRELAEERGYDLASSHAYSDSITDLPMLEAVGRPVAVNPDRALRRHAAANGWQVRDFTRPVRLRPRRRVPVAAALTLAAALALVLARRTGRRRA
- a CDS encoding sodium-dependent transporter; this translates as MTERTSAPAREQWTGQYGFILAAIGSAVGLGNIWRFPGVAYENGGGAFLIPYIVALLTAGIPILLLDYSLGHRYRGSAPTVFRRLGRRFEPLGWFQVAISFVIATYYTVIIVWAIRYIGFSVDLAWGDDPTGFLIGDFLRYSGPGLSTDFVGGIFWPMLVLWVITLLVLGLGVARGLERVNRIFLPLLVILFAIMVVRALFLEGAAEGLNAFFTPNWEALSDPNVWIAAYSQIFFSLSIAFGIMITYSSYLRRRSNVTPTGFVVAFANSSFELLAGIGVFATLGYMAAQQGIGVGELENLTGVMLSFATFPQIVSMMPGGPIFGILFFTSLTLAGFTSLISILQVVSAAFQEKFGLSRVQATVYIGGFAAVISLALYSSTSGLAILDTVDKYTNEVGVVVSAILTCIVVTLGARKLSELRAHLNAVSTGHVGRWWSLLVGIVVPLALLGMLVSSLRTLFAEPYSDYPWTFLTIAGWGTVGLIVVAAVFLTLVPWRRPVDEFTPEPPVLQEVGR
- a CDS encoding methionine/alanine import family NSS transporter small subunit, which gives rise to MTPLAITSMIIAMLVIWGGLVVAVTFLARNPLPPEDDDTAPGYDRTSPTR
- the ssd gene encoding septum site-determining protein Ssd translates to MGNERAALRSGDRHVVERVRRLCALAGLALDVLPPGSDPPAAAVLVDDRTDPVGPSWVHAAGTTQVVELGPEPGMLHLPEDAETLLGLLGRAAAPRRARVVGVVGAVGGVGASALAAATARLAVRAGHTSALVDLDPAGGGFDVLLGIEHDAGPRWADVLGERGGFPPDRLVAALPTWHGVRVLSSDVRGGVALADQVALDAVAALTRAADAVVLDLPRAVLAPDAAPDWLTLCGAVVLVTGCDTRSAAAAAAAAGRLTGRAAHLVVRGPASGSLLPGDVAEATGLPLGAVMRPERAFTAGVERGLSPGDQRRGPLLATARRLLRPLGLAS